One segment of Candidatus Fermentibacter sp. DNA contains the following:
- a CDS encoding pitrilysin family protein, which translates to MKIAPVLCLAVASIASSAAYSLRTLDNGLTVIVSRDDSAPVVTICIAVKTGSTCQTEADCGLAHFYEHMFFKGNALIPDQTAYNARMGELGIVQNGSTSDEIVRYHVTLPSERLSEGLEFMYYAIATPLFDEDEMAVERSVILNEYQRDTTHPYWDYWKAREAVLHPSAPWRANSIGLPEVITSADRSVMDAFRATYYTPDNCVLIIAGSVDEDSAFALAERWMSAWEYGGRSDYDELPMLVEIARDTTVAIPSIPGVELVSIDYAGPSLVTDPSATYAADVWGTCLEMMNGEFYRDLVTNGPFMDVSAGFYTQRYAPVISFSGTPRPGRSAEAVQALEQEIDQLLSPSYYDGYDLHAATESLRRHRLLAEETSYDVAVESLAFWWVVGGGLGYYDTYPDSLALVTVDDVAAFLDEYVAGRPSVTFVMSPAEGGGAE; encoded by the coding sequence ATGAAAATCGCACCGGTGCTCTGCCTCGCGGTCGCGTCGATTGCGTCGTCCGCGGCATACTCCCTCAGGACCCTCGACAACGGCCTGACGGTGATCGTCTCGCGCGACGACTCTGCGCCGGTGGTGACGATCTGCATCGCGGTGAAGACCGGCTCCACCTGCCAGACCGAGGCGGACTGCGGCCTGGCCCACTTCTACGAGCACATGTTCTTCAAGGGCAACGCCCTGATACCCGACCAGACAGCGTACAACGCCCGCATGGGCGAACTGGGGATCGTCCAGAACGGGTCCACATCCGACGAGATCGTCAGGTACCACGTCACGCTCCCGTCCGAGCGCCTTTCCGAGGGGCTCGAGTTCATGTACTACGCCATCGCGACACCCCTCTTCGACGAGGACGAGATGGCTGTCGAGCGAAGCGTCATCCTCAACGAGTACCAGCGCGACACGACGCACCCGTACTGGGACTACTGGAAGGCCAGGGAGGCCGTGCTGCACCCCTCGGCGCCCTGGAGGGCCAACAGCATAGGGCTGCCCGAGGTGATCACGAGCGCCGACCGCAGCGTGATGGATGCCTTCCGGGCGACCTACTACACGCCCGACAACTGCGTTCTCATCATCGCGGGCAGCGTCGACGAGGACAGCGCCTTCGCCCTGGCGGAGCGCTGGATGTCCGCCTGGGAGTACGGCGGGAGGAGCGACTACGACGAGCTCCCGATGCTGGTCGAGATAGCACGTGACACCACCGTGGCCATCCCCTCCATCCCCGGCGTCGAACTCGTGTCCATCGACTACGCCGGCCCGTCGCTCGTCACCGATCCCTCGGCCACCTACGCGGCCGACGTGTGGGGGACCTGCCTCGAGATGATGAACGGCGAGTTCTACCGCGACCTGGTGACGAACGGGCCCTTCATGGACGTATCGGCCGGCTTCTACACGCAGAGGTACGCCCCCGTCATCTCCTTCTCGGGCACGCCGAGGCCCGGCAGGTCGGCCGAGGCCGTGCAGGCTCTCGAGCAGGAGATCGACCAGCTCCTCTCCCCGTCCTACTACGATGGATACGATCTCCACGCCGCCACCGAGAGCCTCCGGAGGCACAGGCTGCTCGCGGAGGAGACATCCTATGACGTGGCCGTCGAGTCCCTGGCTTTCTGGTGGGTGGTCGGCGGAGGGCTCGGATACTACGACACCTATCCCGACAGCCTGGCCCTCGTCACGGTCGACGACGTGGCCGCGTTCCTCGATGAATACGTGGCGGGCAGGCCTTCCGTGACCTTCGTCATGTCTCCCGCCGAGGGGGGTGGTGCCGAGTGA
- a CDS encoding insulinase family protein, with the protein MRTILAILLAASAAFASVPSDVVEFELGNGIRVISRQMPSTNEGLAVFLEGGSRTLDEGTAGIENLAFEACLMGSSRYPGEAWRSLMDVTQARIEGVYGYDFSALRLMCLEEDLPALLDAMSDCLIDPELEPGAFERTRDGLLQALLVEESDPDERVWRVANEGLFEGHPYRFDPSGTVETMSVFTAADVEARLESRILAGNILIAHVGPTGTEDLRGMLEGTFGRIAPGGGDLTPPPPFAFSRDTVVFQPESTLTAYIVGKFPAPAPSDPDFPLFTAAMDAVSDRFWQVLRTERGLTYAPFAGAASSMRNWAYLYASTPEAAEACSLMAAIVLDGASGGFSDENLQGSLEVARTGRMMSLSSPYNQAYMLGMYRIETGDWRNLWLYSDIARDMDPAMLGEVLTRWLGPISWGLVGDPGICAPVTSSPPTITEGR; encoded by the coding sequence GTGAGGACGATACTTGCCATCCTGCTCGCCGCTTCGGCGGCCTTCGCCTCGGTGCCCTCCGACGTCGTGGAATTCGAGCTCGGGAACGGCATCCGGGTCATCTCGAGGCAGATGCCGTCCACGAACGAGGGACTCGCCGTCTTCCTCGAGGGCGGTTCGAGGACGCTCGACGAGGGCACCGCCGGGATCGAGAACCTCGCGTTCGAAGCCTGCCTGATGGGTTCCTCGCGCTATCCCGGCGAGGCCTGGCGCTCGCTGATGGACGTCACCCAGGCCAGGATCGAGGGCGTCTACGGGTACGACTTCAGCGCCCTCCGCCTGATGTGCCTGGAGGAGGACCTGCCGGCCCTGCTCGACGCCATGTCCGACTGCCTCATCGACCCCGAGCTCGAGCCCGGGGCGTTCGAGCGCACCAGGGACGGCCTCCTGCAGGCGCTGCTCGTCGAGGAGAGCGATCCCGACGAGAGGGTCTGGCGGGTGGCCAACGAGGGCCTCTTCGAGGGCCATCCCTACAGGTTCGACCCCTCGGGGACCGTGGAGACCATGTCGGTCTTCACGGCCGCCGACGTGGAGGCCCGCCTCGAATCGAGGATCCTCGCCGGGAACATCCTGATCGCGCACGTCGGGCCGACGGGGACCGAGGATCTGAGGGGGATGCTCGAGGGCACCTTCGGGCGGATAGCGCCGGGAGGCGGCGATCTGACGCCGCCCCCGCCGTTCGCGTTCTCGCGCGACACGGTGGTCTTCCAGCCCGAGTCGACCCTGACGGCCTACATCGTCGGCAAGTTCCCCGCGCCGGCCCCCTCCGATCCCGACTTTCCGCTGTTCACGGCTGCGATGGACGCCGTAAGCGACCGGTTCTGGCAGGTGCTGCGCACCGAGCGCGGCCTGACCTACGCACCCTTCGCCGGCGCGGCATCGTCGATGCGCAACTGGGCCTATCTCTATGCGAGCACCCCCGAAGCCGCGGAAGCCTGCTCGCTCATGGCGGCGATAGTTCTCGACGGCGCGTCGGGGGGCTTCTCGGACGAGAACCTCCAGGGCAGCCTGGAGGTGGCGAGGACGGGCAGGATGATGTCCCTGTCGTCTCCGTACAACCAGGCCTACATGCTCGGGATGTACCGGATAGAGACGGGCGACTGGCGCAACCTCTGGCTGTACAGCGATATTGCCCGCGACATGGACCCCGCGATGCTCGGAGAGGTCCTCACGAGATGGCTGGGCCCGATCTCCTGGGGCCTGGTGGGCGATCCGGGGATCTGCGCCCCGGTGACGTCCTCCCCGCCGACGATTACGGAGGGAAGATGA
- a CDS encoding ABC transporter ATP-binding protein — protein sequence MEDHEEKRPRIDRSSLKAIIRLLWSHRRSIALGLVALVFVDGLQLVIPKITQHVVDDLAQGSATQERLILAGIAIVVVSILMGGCRFIWRYFIIGSSQKIERDLRQDLYDHLQKLSPQFYDRTKVGDLMAHATNDLQAVRMACGMATLASFDSLILAIASLSVMMVMNVRLTLLTLLPLPILALVMFRFGSLVHRRFMSVQESFSALTERVQESLSGIRVVKAYGDEESEQRFFDTRAKDCADQNIRLGMIGGVFDPMIGALAMASMVILLSEGGSMVISGEVSLGEFVAFSSYLHTLIWPMMAVGWVVNLLQRGTASMDRLERIFTTPPDIVGGHREAPADTSIEVRGLSFAYPGTETQVLDDVSFSLPGGSTLGIVGRTGSGKTTLVELMMRLYDPPAGTILIGGTDIRDMSLEALRGFFGYVPQETFLFAMNVADNIAFGTGGLSRGQVEDLARKVQIQSEIESFPEGYDTLVGERGVTLSGGQKQRVAIARALATDPSILVLDDALSSVDTETEAAILSTLSESLGQRTGVVIAHRISTVKRADLIIVLDGGRLVESGTHDELLALGGIYADLHRMQQLEEEARRTPTAVGGD from the coding sequence ATGGAAGACCACGAAGAGAAGCGCCCCCGCATCGACCGATCGAGCCTCAAGGCGATAATCCGCCTGCTGTGGTCCCACAGGAGATCCATAGCCCTCGGCCTTGTCGCGCTCGTCTTCGTCGACGGCCTCCAGCTCGTCATCCCCAAGATCACCCAGCACGTCGTCGACGACCTGGCGCAGGGCTCAGCCACGCAGGAGCGGCTGATCCTGGCCGGGATCGCCATCGTGGTGGTCTCCATCCTCATGGGCGGGTGCAGGTTCATCTGGCGCTACTTCATAATCGGATCGAGCCAGAAGATCGAACGGGACCTCCGGCAGGACCTCTACGACCACCTCCAGAAGCTGTCCCCCCAGTTCTACGACAGGACCAAGGTCGGCGACCTGATGGCCCATGCCACGAACGACCTCCAGGCGGTGCGGATGGCCTGCGGCATGGCTACCCTGGCGTCGTTCGACTCGCTGATACTCGCCATCGCGAGCCTCTCGGTGATGATGGTTATGAACGTCAGGCTGACGCTCCTCACCCTCCTGCCCCTGCCCATCCTCGCGCTCGTGATGTTCCGGTTCGGCTCGCTGGTGCACAGGCGCTTCATGTCCGTGCAGGAATCCTTCTCCGCACTCACCGAGCGCGTCCAGGAGAGCCTTTCCGGGATCAGGGTGGTGAAGGCCTACGGCGACGAGGAGTCGGAGCAGAGGTTCTTCGACACCAGGGCGAAGGACTGCGCGGACCAGAACATCAGGCTGGGAATGATCGGCGGCGTGTTCGACCCGATGATAGGCGCCCTCGCCATGGCGAGCATGGTGATACTCCTGAGCGAGGGCGGCTCGATGGTCATCTCGGGCGAGGTCTCGCTCGGTGAGTTCGTGGCCTTCTCGAGCTACCTCCACACCCTGATATGGCCGATGATGGCCGTGGGCTGGGTGGTCAACCTCCTCCAGCGGGGCACCGCCAGCATGGACAGGCTCGAGAGGATCTTCACCACACCTCCGGACATCGTCGGAGGCCACCGCGAGGCTCCCGCGGACACATCCATCGAGGTCAGGGGCCTGAGCTTCGCGTACCCGGGCACCGAAACGCAGGTTCTCGACGATGTCTCCTTCAGCCTTCCCGGCGGTTCGACGCTCGGGATAGTGGGCAGGACGGGATCGGGCAAGACCACCCTCGTCGAGCTGATGATGCGCCTGTACGACCCGCCGGCGGGCACGATCCTGATAGGCGGGACGGACATCCGCGACATGTCGCTCGAGGCGCTCCGGGGCTTCTTCGGGTACGTGCCCCAGGAGACCTTCCTCTTCGCCATGAACGTGGCCGACAACATCGCGTTCGGGACCGGCGGGCTCTCCCGCGGGCAGGTCGAGGACCTGGCCCGGAAGGTCCAGATCCAATCCGAGATAGAGTCCTTCCCCGAAGGCTATGACACCCTCGTGGGCGAGAGGGGCGTGACCCTCTCCGGGGGACAGAAGCAGAGAGTGGCGATCGCGAGGGCCCTGGCCACCGATCCCTCCATCCTCGTGCTCGACGACGCCCTCTCCAGCGTGGACACCGAGACCGAGGCCGCGATCCTCTCGACCCTGTCCGAGAGCCTCGGCCAGAGGACCGGCGTCGTGATAGCCCACAGGATAAGCACCGTGAAGAGGGCCGATCTGATCATCGTCCTGGACGGAGGCAGGCTCGTCGAGTCCGGGACTCACGACGAGCTGCTCGCCCTTGGCGGCATCTACGCTGACCTCCACAGGATGCAGCAGCTCGAGGAGGAAGCCAGGCGCACGCCCACCGCGGTTGGGGGCGATTGA
- a CDS encoding ABC transporter ATP-binding protein, protein MNGHSDWDADLIEGKAYDGRLVKRLLAFVKPHRWLVVLAFLFMVVSTGVDLIIPYITKIGIDRYLARLYQIYEGTPGACDSLMALSPSEGDFVRLDGNTVLVRKASLESLDSADREALVGGVGLGTQTYYRFPADEVPADVADRVEDAVVAGGEWLVPEAGMSSVPPDILLRMRGADRDGIRRLALTAAVIVLLGLAIGYGHAVTLAVAGQRSMYDLRSALFSHIQKLSLSFFDRNAVGRLVTRVTNDIEALNEMFAAVLVNMFKDILLLTGTVAILFFMNPRLALVALAVAPFFAFVSMVFRRKVRGAFRDARRLLSSLNSRLAEDLSGIKVVQIFRREPARRERYSRTNEDYFAANMRQLVIFGIFRPAIEILASTGVALVLVTGGVSVLGGALTIGALVAFVSYVRQMFQPIADMSEKFNIMQSAMASAERVFGVMDTEPDVTDSPEATAPAGITGRVEFDSVSFSYVEGKEVLRDVSFRVEPGRSVAIVGPTGAGKTSIISLLCRFYDPASGSVKVDGTDIRRMPVASLRRNMAIVLQDAFIFSRTVEDNIRLGSPIDRSSVERAAEMVQADGFIGNLPGGYSEVMAERGATLSTGQKQLLCFARALAHDPKILILDEATSSVDPATEQLIQKAIETLMRGRTSIIVAHRLSTIQKADEILVIDAGRIVERGSHQELLARRGIYYNLYLLQYRNG, encoded by the coding sequence GTGAACGGCCATTCCGACTGGGATGCAGATCTGATCGAAGGCAAGGCCTACGACGGCAGGCTCGTGAAGAGGCTTCTGGCCTTCGTTAAGCCCCACCGCTGGCTGGTCGTGCTCGCCTTTCTCTTCATGGTGGTCTCCACCGGGGTCGACCTGATCATCCCCTACATCACGAAGATCGGCATCGACAGGTATCTCGCGCGCCTCTACCAGATCTACGAGGGGACCCCCGGCGCATGCGACTCGCTCATGGCGCTGTCCCCCTCCGAGGGCGACTTCGTCAGACTCGACGGGAACACCGTCCTGGTGCGCAAGGCCTCCCTCGAATCCCTCGACTCTGCCGACAGGGAGGCCCTCGTCGGGGGCGTCGGTCTGGGGACGCAGACCTACTACAGGTTCCCGGCAGACGAGGTGCCCGCCGACGTGGCCGACAGGGTGGAGGACGCGGTGGTGGCCGGAGGGGAGTGGCTGGTCCCCGAGGCGGGCATGTCCTCGGTGCCCCCGGACATCCTGCTGCGCATGAGGGGGGCCGACCGCGACGGCATCAGGCGGCTCGCCCTGACAGCGGCGGTGATAGTGCTCCTGGGCCTCGCGATAGGGTACGGCCACGCCGTCACCCTCGCCGTTGCCGGCCAGCGGTCGATGTACGACCTCCGCTCGGCGCTCTTCTCGCACATACAGAAGCTCTCCCTCTCGTTCTTCGACAGGAATGCCGTCGGGAGGCTGGTCACGAGGGTGACGAACGACATCGAGGCCCTGAACGAGATGTTCGCCGCCGTGCTCGTGAACATGTTCAAGGACATCCTCCTGCTCACCGGCACCGTGGCCATACTCTTCTTCATGAACCCCCGCCTGGCCCTGGTGGCGCTGGCGGTCGCCCCCTTCTTCGCCTTCGTGTCCATGGTGTTCCGGCGGAAGGTCAGGGGGGCCTTCAGGGACGCCAGGCGCCTGCTGTCCTCCCTCAACTCGAGGCTTGCCGAGGACCTCTCGGGCATCAAGGTCGTGCAGATCTTCAGGAGGGAGCCGGCCCGCAGGGAGAGGTACAGCAGGACCAACGAGGACTACTTCGCCGCGAACATGCGGCAGCTCGTGATCTTCGGCATCTTCAGGCCGGCCATCGAGATCCTGGCTTCGACAGGCGTCGCGCTCGTGCTGGTCACGGGCGGGGTGAGCGTCCTGGGCGGGGCGCTGACCATCGGCGCGCTCGTGGCGTTCGTCAGCTACGTCAGGCAGATGTTCCAGCCCATAGCGGACATGAGCGAGAAGTTCAACATCATGCAGAGCGCGATGGCCTCGGCGGAGAGGGTGTTCGGCGTCATGGACACGGAGCCCGACGTCACCGACTCTCCCGAAGCCACCGCCCCCGCCGGCATCACCGGGAGAGTGGAGTTCGACTCCGTCTCGTTCTCCTATGTCGAGGGCAAGGAGGTGCTCAGGGACGTCTCCTTCAGGGTCGAGCCCGGCAGGAGCGTGGCCATAGTGGGACCCACGGGGGCTGGCAAAACATCGATCATCAGCCTGCTCTGCAGGTTCTACGATCCGGCATCGGGTTCGGTGAAGGTGGATGGCACTGACATAAGGCGGATGCCCGTGGCCTCGCTCCGCCGCAACATGGCCATCGTACTCCAGGATGCGTTCATCTTCAGCAGGACGGTCGAGGACAACATCAGGCTGGGTTCGCCCATAGACAGGAGCTCTGTCGAGCGCGCCGCCGAGATGGTCCAGGCCGACGGCTTCATCGGGAACCTGCCCGGAGGCTACTCGGAGGTCATGGCCGAGAGGGGCGCCACCCTCTCGACCGGCCAGAAGCAGCTGCTGTGCTTTGCCAGGGCCCTTGCCCACGATCCGAAGATCCTGATCCTCGACGAGGCCACCAGCAGCGTCGATCCGGCCACCGAGCAGCTCATCCAGAAGGCTATAGAGACCCTGATGAGGGGCAGGACGAGCATCATCGTGGCGCACAGGCTGAGCACCATACAGAAGGCCGACGAGATCCTGGTCATCGACGCCGGCAGGATCGTCGAGCGCGGCAGCCATCAGGAGCTCCTCGCCCGCAGGGGCATCTACTACAACCTGTACCTGCTCCAGTACCGCAACGGCTGA
- a CDS encoding cob(I)yrinic acid a,c-diamide adenosyltransferase, with amino-acid sequence MKQGFVQMYIGDGKGKTTAALGLAVRAACAFLRVGIYQFMKGEQTSELALPWRFPGLIEIRQLGRPGFLDPGKPDPEDIALAREGLAILAGETSWDFDIVIADEILTAVTLGLLTDTEVEGLLEMRPEGTELVMTGRYPRDGRLTGLADLVTEMCEVKHYWRNGVEARKGIEF; translated from the coding sequence TTGAAGCAGGGCTTCGTCCAGATGTACATAGGCGACGGCAAGGGCAAGACCACGGCCGCCCTCGGGCTCGCAGTAAGAGCGGCATGCGCGTTCCTCCGCGTCGGCATCTACCAGTTCATGAAGGGCGAACAGACGTCCGAGCTGGCCCTCCCCTGGCGCTTTCCGGGGCTGATCGAGATCCGGCAGCTCGGGCGCCCCGGCTTCCTCGACCCGGGGAAGCCCGACCCCGAGGACATCGCCCTGGCCAGGGAGGGCCTGGCGATACTCGCGGGCGAGACCTCGTGGGATTTCGACATCGTGATAGCCGACGAGATACTGACCGCGGTGACGCTCGGCCTGCTGACGGATACCGAGGTCGAGGGGCTTCTTGAGATGCGCCCCGAGGGGACGGAGCTCGTCATGACGGGCAGGTATCCCCGCGACGGCCGGCTCACGGGCCTGGCCGACCTGGTCACCGAGATGTGCGAAGTCAAACACTACTGGCGCAACGGAGTCGAGGCCCGCAAGGGCATCGAGTTCTGA